The window CGCGGCTACTTCTCCATCGTCGATCGCATCAAGGACCTCATCATCTGCTCGGGTTACAACGTTTACCCGCGCCGCATCGAGGAAGCGATCTACGAACACCCGGCCGTCGAGGAAGTGACCGTGATCGGCATTCCCGATACCTACCGCGGCGAAGCACCGAAAGCGTTCATCAAACTCAAGACGGGTATGACGGCGACAGAGGCCGACATCCTGAAACATCTCGAAGCGAAGATTTCGCGTATCGAGCTTCCTTCGCAGATCGAATTTCGCGACACCTTGCCAAAGACGATGATCGGCAAGCTCTCGAAAAAAGAACTGGCGGCAGAAGAAGCGAAGAAGGCTCGCGGGTAGTTTGCGGCTGGTGTCGAGATAGTTCGCAGGTCGGCTTTGCCGAGTCTTACGCTGGATCCCCGGTCTTCGACGCGACTGCGTCGCGCTCGACCGAGGATGACGAGGCGGCTGCGCTAGCGATACAGATCGGCGCGGGTTGGCGGCAAGGGTGGCGGGCGCTTGGCTGACTTCGACGCGAGCGTTTGAAACAGCCGCAGCGTGCCGCGCGAGAATGCCAGGCTTACGCCCGCGAGATACGCGACCCAAATGCGATATTTCTCCTCGCCGACAAACGCGATGGCTTCCTTTTCGTGCGCCGTCAGCCGGTTGCACCAAAGTTCGCACGTGCGTGCATAGTGCAAGCGCCAGCCTTCGACGTCGTGCACCTCAAAGCCCGCTCTCTCCATTGCGGAAATCGAGTGTCCGACATCATCGAGTTCGCCGCCTGGGAAGATGTACTTCGCGATGGCTTTCTTTTCGGGGCGCATCCGGCCCTTGATCCATTGAGCGGGGTTCTTCGGCGCGCGGCGCGAGATGGCGTGATTCAAGAAGAGACCGTCTTCGCTCAGAAGCGACTGTACCTTCTCCATGTACGCCGGGATGTTTTTCAGGCCGATGTGTTCGTACATGCCGATGGACGCGATCTTGTCGTAGCTGCCCGAAATTTTCGAATAGTCGGCAAGCTCGAACGTCACGCGATCAGACAACCCCAGCCGTTCCGCCTTGGCGCGTGCGAACGCAAGCTGTTCCTCCGCAAGCGTGATGCCGTGTGCCGTGACGCCGTAATTTTGCGCTGCGTGGCAGATCAATCCACCCCAGCCCGCGCCGATGTCGAGCATGCGATCGCCCGGCTTCAGACGCAGCTTACGGCAGATCATTTCCAGCTTGTCGTGCTGCGCCGTTTCGATGCCGTTCGTCCAATCCGTGAAGTAAGCACAGGAATAGACCATCTCGGGATCGAGAAAGAGCGCATAGAAATCGTTCGACAGATCATAGTGGAACTGAATGAAATCCTTGTTGTCAGCCGTCTTGCGATTGGCGCCCGTTATCTCGCCTTGAAAGCCGTGCGCGTCGCGCGCGGGAGCGGATTTTTCGAGAAAGAAGGGTGCAAGCGCCAAGCCGATTTTGGCGACGTCGCGTCCCTTCAGCTTCACGGATTTCCGGCCGCTTTGCAGTTGGCGTCCGAAATCGATCAGCGTGCCGCCGGAAAAATCGATGCCCTTGCCGATGTACTGCAGAATGATGGAATCGAGACCCGGCTTGCGCAGGATCGAACCGATGACGCCGGGATCGCGCAACGAAATCTCGAAATTCGACGTCGGGGCGTGGCCGAGCGGCAGGCGCGTTCCGTCCCATAGGCGCACCCAGGCGTCGAGATCGAGACGATCGGCAAGACTGCGCACGAGCGCGCGCGCTGCATCGAG is drawn from Hyphomicrobium methylovorum and contains these coding sequences:
- a CDS encoding SAM-dependent methyltransferase, with the translated sequence MVAKADKQLDAARALVRSLADRLDLDAWVRLWDGTRLPLGHAPTSNFEISLRDPGVIGSILRKPGLDSIILQYIGKGIDFSGGTLIDFGRQLQSGRKSVKLKGRDVAKIGLALAPFFLEKSAPARDAHGFQGEITGANRKTADNKDFIQFHYDLSNDFYALFLDPEMVYSCAYFTDWTNGIETAQHDKLEMICRKLRLKPGDRMLDIGAGWGGLICHAAQNYGVTAHGITLAEEQLAFARAKAERLGLSDRVTFELADYSKISGSYDKIASIGMYEHIGLKNIPAYMEKVQSLLSEDGLFLNHAISRRAPKNPAQWIKGRMRPEKKAIAKYIFPGGELDDVGHSISAMERAGFEVHDVEGWRLHYARTCELWCNRLTAHEKEAIAFVGEEKYRIWVAYLAGVSLAFSRGTLRLFQTLASKSAKRPPPLPPTRADLYR